DNA from Elaeis guineensis isolate ETL-2024a chromosome 2, EG11, whole genome shotgun sequence:
AAGGGTTCCACCATTCTTAGATAAGCAACTGAAATGCTTCAGTAAATCTCATATCTATGAGAGGAGAACATAAGTCAACCTGAACATTGCTGCAACATGTGGTCAACATCAAAGGAATGAACATTTTCCACACTTTTGCTTAAAGCAGAACATCAGATCGGCAGCAAAACCTCATCTACATTAATAAATAATGTGAACGTCTTTGAGACCAGCTTTGCGTAAAAGTTGACATCTCTTTACCTTTTTAATTCTTACCACTTTCCCAACTGTAAAACTACTCCAATGTTTAGTATATAAACCAAATTTAGTTCATTTCTTattcttaaaaaagaaaagaaaagaaaagatcatctACCAAAAGTTGAATATATTCATCAAGTTGCATAAATAACAGAAAATGTTTTTATGGGGAACCACAACCACCCTATTTCCTCAGTTCCTCTCATGTGCATTGCATCTATCCAGCACTACAAGGCAGTAAATTCTAAGTTTAGCACTTGAAAATTTTGATATTCTGACATGAATTGTTACCATGAAATTTAAAATCTGGTACTGCCATAAAATCATAAATGAGGACTCCAATGAATTCACATCTCATTTCCCTCAGCACATTTTTCAAATGCAAGCTATGACTTGCTGAATCCAGAAAGTAATGCTTGGATGCTCATCTATGGATTCATAGAAGACCTAGTATACATTATGAAGATCCTTCAACAACAATATTTGCTCCCATTTCATATCTTTTCAAATTATATGTCTTCAGCTGAGCCAGCAGCATGCTCAACATaataaaaaatctcatctaaaaggATCAACTGCACCGCACTTGTTCCATGTTATGTCTTGTGGAGTGTTGATTTTAGATACTACTACTAAACTTAGGGCCCTCATCATCAATGTCGTGATTTTACAAATAAAGCAGGATCCAccatcttaaagtatgagatttACTTGGTCTGCAGGCCAAACATGCTTTGCTCATCATTGAAAGAGGGAGAACGGTGGCTTATGCTAAAcggtatcttcttcttcttgctttaATTATGTTGATAGTATAGGGAAAGCTCAGCACAAATGAAAAACAATAATCAAAACCATACACTTTTACGAGCTTCAAAGATGGGTTTCATATTCAATCAAATTCATGTGTCACCAAGTGTGTCTTCACAATAACTATGCAGCCACAAGCACTGAATAAACAAGGGTAACCAACAAAACCTCTTTGACAAGGAGCCAAAAGaatgataatatatttaaaaGCTTCATTCCCATTTCTCTTCTCCTTTTGTGTTGGTGAATCATGTTTCTTCTTTGGTGTGCTATAGACTACCAACCCAGCAACAGTAACCCAACATACAATTATTTGTTGTGCAATTCCTTTTAGGCCTTCTGCCAACCCCTTTATAAATTTGCACCTCTGCAAATTAATGTACTATCAAAAGGTCATTCTATCTTGTCTTAATGCAGAAGCTTGCTTGCATATTTCATACAGTCACAAAATTTcaatatcatatatatgtgtcAACACAGTGTTATCTAGATAGCTTAAATTAAAAAGATGGCATGTCGACTGTTTTCATTAGTTCCCAAagaatgaaataaattaatcaacAAGGCATTGGCGCAGCAAATATATCGACCAAAAATGGATAGcccacgattttttttttttttttttggccttacgtattctctttttttcttcgatCATGTTATGTAATTATAACATTTGCATGCTTCATCTCCTACAAAGAAAACATGACCACCACAACCAACAAGCCTTCAACCAATAAGATTAAGGTTTTATAATCACCATAAGAGTGGACTCATAATTTGCAACAGAGAAGGTAAACTTTCATTACGTGATTATTATGGCCAACTaaatcatcaatttttttcttgaaatatGATCCAGAGACAAGATTAAAAAAGAGAGACAAAGAAAGAATCCAGCGCCACTGGAGCATCACAGGCTAATTAAAAGACACAGCTGAAATCagccaagcaaaagaaaagaagaaaacacATACTAGAGACCAGACCAGACCATACCATTGAGTGGGATCCGGATGAGACCATTTCGCGGAAGGCCAACACCAACGCCAGCCAGAGTAACGCCGACGCTAAATCCCACACCACAGCCAGCCCCAACGTAGCCGACGACCTCCGGTCCAAACCCCGGTCCCCATCCCACGCCGCATCCGAGGCCAATCCCCATGCCCCAGAAGGCACCCACGGTGGGGTGCACAGGGTTCCACCTCTCATACCTCCTCAACAACCCCTTGATGATCATAACCAACTGCAATCAAATCTCCATGCCAAGTTAACAAAACTTTCAAACAAGCTGAAACTTAGCATTTACGAATTCAAGGATAAGACAGCGACTTAGATCACTCCCTTCGGGATGTTTCTggagaaaacaaaacaaaaagaaagaagcgttcGAATGCAATGAAAATAGTTACCAATTTTCCATTGACGTCCGTCTCTCTCCGGCGTGGTTGGACTTGAGGCATGAAGTCCGAGCCAACTTGGTTGCAGCGGGATGAGGTTTATCCGTTGGGGATTTTTGCCGCAGCCGCGTTTGTGGGTTTTCTTGCTAAAGACGTACTGATTTTGCTTATAATTACCAGATAGCCCTCCGTTCGGTTTTGCTGGCATGTGTTGGGTCCGGTTGGATTTGGATCGGATCAAGCTGGGACAACGAAGTTTGAGATCTTGATCTATATATAAATCGAGTCAAGATTTGTCCACAACTGGAAGCAAGAATTATTCGGA
Protein-coding regions in this window:
- the LOC140855534 gene encoding cadmium-induced protein AS8-like isoform X2; translated protein: MPQVQPRRRETDVNGKLLVMIIKGLLRRYERWNPVHPTVGAFWGMGIGLGCGVGWGPGFGPEVVGYVGAGCGVGFSVGVTLAGVGVGLPRNGLIRIPLNGSGSLESARSYALTTVKSVAEDGLNYAAPHISFWRKENSGRLSSCKTNIHFDHRVKLTELSKTLSMHIRSTLECFEAVKDQCWPPRKDT
- the LOC140855534 gene encoding cadmium-induced protein AS8-like isoform X1, giving the protein MPQVQPRRRETDVNGKLLVMIIKGLLRRYERWNPVHPTVGAFWGMGIGLGCGVGWGPGFGPEVVGYVGAGCGVGFSVGVTLAGVGVGLPRNGLIRIPLNAFITGSGSLESARSYALTTVKSVAEDGLNYAAPHISFWRKENSGRLSSCKTNIHFDHRVKLTELSKTLSMHIRSTLECFEAVKDQCWPPRKDT